Part of the Acidobacteriota bacterium genome, GGGTGCATTGGATTCGATGGAAGACCTGAAGCGACGGATGCATACCGGGAAGCTTGTAACCCGTAAACTGCAGGCAAATGTTAATTGCGAACACTGAACTCGCAATGGCAGCCTAGTTAACTCTAGTTCACTGCCCGTCCGCTCCCGCCTCGCCTGTGGGTGGGACTCCGGGCGTCATTTTTGCAGGCTAGCAAATCGGTGCAGGTCAGAGCCGCCCAGCGAAACTTCTCTGGCATAGTTTGGGCGCGGTTCTTCGCCGCTTCTGCTACCGGGCCCGGGCGAAAACTCAAGCGAAGCGGCTAAGTATGTAGATTCCTTCGTAGACGGCTGCCAGACGAGAGTTCGATTCTCTCCACCTCCACTTTGAAGGCAAAAGGCAAAAGGCAAAAATCAAAGGGCAAAAATAGGAAGCAGCACTTCCGGCCTTTTGCTTTTTGATTTTTGCCTTTTGCCTTTTGCCTTTTGATTTTATGAACCCACTTCCCATTGGCATCTTCGATTCCGGCGTCGGCGGCTTGACCGTGTTGCAGGCCGTGCGGCGGCGCTTACCCAACGAAAACCTGATTTACCTGGGCGATACGGCGCGCGTGCCTTATGGGACGAAATCGCGCGCGACGGTCGAACGCTATGCCGTCGAGGACGCGGCGTTCCTGGTGGAAAAGGGTGTGAAGTTGATCGTGGTCGCTTGCAACACGGCTTCGGCGATGAGCCGCGAACGCTTGCGGCGCGAATTCGACACGCTGTTTTTGACAGTGCTGGGGCCGGGCGCGCGGGCGGCGGCGCGGGTGACGCGCAACGGGCGCGTGGGCGTGATCGCCACCGAAGCGACGATTGAAAGCGGCGCGTATGCGCAGGGCATCCAGGAAGCCAGCGGCGCGCGGCCCGTCGAAGTCTTTTCGCAAGCCTGTCCATTATTCGTTTCGTTGGTCGAAGAGGGCGAGGTGGATTCGGCAATCACGCGGCTGGTGGCCACAAAGTATCTCGCGCCCTTGCGCGCGCAGCAGATTGATACGCTTGTGTTAGGATGCACGCACTATCCGTTGTTAAAACCCGTGCTGGCCGAAGTGATGGGTGAAGGCGTGACCTTGGTGGATTCGGCGGAAGCTGTCGCGGTTGAAGTCGAGACTTTGTTAAGCGAAAAAGGCCTGCTCAATCCGCAAACGGAGGCGGGCCGCAACGAGTTTTATGTGACGGATGCGGCCCAGCGGTTTCACCGCATCGCGGCTGGAATTTTGGGCGCGCCGCTCGCCCATTTGGAAGCGGTGGAGGTTTGGGGACATGACCGATTACCAACAAACATTCCGGCGAGCTGATGGACGCGCGCCGCTGGATTTGCGCACGGTACGCGCGACGACGAATTTCACCAAATGGGCCGAAGGCTCGGTTTTAATCGAAATGGGCCAGACGCGCGTTGTTTGCACGGCTTCGGTGGAAGACCGTGTGCCGCCGTTTTTGAAAGGCAAGGGCGTCGGCTGGGTCACGGGCGAATACGCCATGCTGCCGCGCGCGACCGAAACGCGCGTGCAACGCGAAAACCGCAACGGCCCATCGGGGCGCACGCACGAGATTCAACGGCTGATCGGGCGCAGCCTGCGTTCGGTGGTGGACATGGCGGCGCTGGGCGAACGTTCGGTGACGATTGATTGCGACGTGTTGCAGGCCGATGGCGGGACGCGCACGGCTTCGATCACGGGCGGCTTCATCGCGCTGGCCATCGCGCTCAACCGGGCGATGGAGAGTGCCAAAATCTTGCGGCCCCCGCTGCGTGATTACATCGCAGCGATCAGCGTGGGCGTGATCGGCGAGCGCGTGCTGCTCGATCTGGATTACAGCGAAGATTCCAAGGCGGAAGTGGACATGAACGTCGTCTGCACCGGCGATGGCCGCTTCGTCGAGGTGCAAGGCACAGCGGAAACCGAACCCTATGACCGCGCCCGGCTGGATGAGATGCTGGACGCTGCCGAAGACGGCATCGCGCAATTAATAGACATTCAAAAACAGGTTTTAGCGAAAGCTTTGGGCACGGAAACGTTCAGAGCTTTGTTGCCTCCAGATCAGCGAGGCAAGATCAACTGGAAGGAGAAGGCACAATAATGCTTCGCACATTTCGCATCGCTTCTTTGATTTTCTGTTTCTTTTCGTTAGTCGCGCTGGCCGGGCTGGCGGGCAAGGTGCAGGACACCTTTGATGACCCGGAGGGGAAATACAACGTCACGTTGCCCAAGGGCTGGCTGGCGATTTCCAGCAAAGACCGGCTGAGCGGCAAGACCGATTTCCTGATTGTCTATGGCATTCGCGAAAACGGCGCGTTGAAAATCACGACAATGGACGTGGACGCCAAGCTGCCGATGTCTGATGTCGCCTTGAAACATGAGACCGAAACCTTGCGCTTTCAGCCGGGTTACACTAAAGGCAAGGTTGAGAACTTTGTTGTGGGCCCTCAGGCTAATGGCTCGCTCATCACCTACGATTTCAAAAACACGGCAGGTCAGCCGATGATCGGGCGCAATTACTTTTTGCGCGCGAATGACACGACCGTGTACGTGCTGCGGTTTACGGGCCGGGCTAATACGCTGGGCTCGTTGCGCAATCAAACCGATACGATTGCCCGCTCATTCAAGCTGAAATGAGCTGAGTAGGCTGTACAGCAGGCTGCCAGCCTGCTGCGGGTTTTGATAAGAGACGCAGTCACTTTCATTGCATCACTGACCCACACCAGCAGGCTGGCAGCCTGCTGTACAATGAATTCGAGAAACAGAGAGAGGGGAGCACTTGCACAGGCAGGCGCTTCCCTCTTCTTGTTTTTTGGATTGGCTGGCAGTTACAGCCCGCGCCGCGCCGCGCTGGGCGCCTCAGCCAACGTAACGCTGAGTTGTTGCTTGCGCCCGCTGCGCCAAAGCTCGACTTTGACAACGTCGCCCAGGTTCTTGTCGCCGATGGCACGATCCAGGTCATCGGAGTTTTTGATCGGTTGCCCATCAATGCCGGTGATCACATCGCCGCCAATCAAGATGATCTGACGTCCGAGTTGCGCGCGCTCTGACCCGCCTTGAATGCCGGCGCGGGCCGCCGAACTGCCCGGTTCGACCTGCATCACCAGCAACCCTTCTTGCACGGGCAATTCCAACGCTTCTGCCAAACGCCCGCTGACAGGGTAAGCGGCGATGCCAAACTTGGGTTTGCGCACGCGGCCATAGGCCAGAATATCCGGAATGATCTTTTTGGCCGCTTCAATCGGGACGGCAAAGCCAATGCCGACCGAGCCACCCGACGGGCTGTAAATCATCGTGTTGATGCCGATCTGCCGTCCGTGTGAATCAAGCAGCGGCCCGCCTGAATTGCCGGGATTGATCGCGGCGTCGGTTTGAATAACGCCTTCGATCAGGCGATTGGTCATCTCCGAACGAATCGGGCGCGACAATCCCGACACGATGCCAGTCGTCAGCGTGCGATCCAGGCCAAAGGGGTTGCCGATGGCAAGCACCTTTTGACCGACAAATAATTCTTTGGAGGTGCCCAGCGGAATCGGCGCCAATTCGGCGGCAGGCGCTTCAATCTTGAGCACGGCCAAATCCTTGTCTGGGTCGAAGCCCTGCACGCGCGCCTTGTAACTTTTGCCATTGGGCAGTGAAACGTCAATCTTTTGGGCTTCCTGGACAACGTGATAATTGGTCAGGATGTGGCCTTCTTTATCGAGAATCGAGCCGGAGCCGGAACCTTGTTGCGGATAGGCGTAAAAGAAATCCTGCACGATGGTGGTCGAAGTGATGTTGACCACGCTGGGACTCATCGCGCGGTAAACTTCCTGATTGTTTTTCTCATCGCTCGCCACGCTGGGATCGGTCAGCCCGGCCAACTGTTGTTGGGCATCCGTCCCGGCGGCAGCGTTTTTCTCGGCATTCGCGCCACGCTGGAGCAACCAGTTTTCGGTGCGGTCATAAAAGAGTACGGCGCTAGCGGCAAAGACCGCCGTGGCCAGCGCGAGCAAGACCAATTGTTTGGCACTAACGTGATAGGTATTCATCTCAACTTCTCCTTGCGTTTGGAATCCTGTCGGCACTTCAGCATACCGCGACTTGCTGGAAAAAGTTCGGCGAAAGCGGGCGAAACAATTCCAGCAACGGAAAAAATCTGCTGAAACCGGCACAGATTGTAAAGGATGTTAAGCGGAGTGAAAACAGGCTAACTGAAACGCGCGGCAGCGCGTTAATACAGTACGGGGAGCGTGAGCGACCTGAGCTTCGGCGTAGGGCGTATTGGATGCCAAGAGCACAATTGCTGCGGCTCAGGTCGCTCACGCTCCCTGTATTGATCCTACGGCCAGCGCCTCGCGATGTGGCCTAATGATCGCGGCAATCGCCCGCACCTCTTCCACCAATTCGCGGAACATATCGAAGAGCAACGCCTGCGGGCCGTCGCACAGCGCGCGTTCAGGGTACGGGTGAATATCAATCAACAACCCATCGGCCCCCACCGCGATGCCCGCGCGTGAGAGCGGCGCAACCATGGCGCGGTTGCCGGTCGAGTGGCTGGGGTCGTAAATAATCGGCAAATGCGAAATGGCCTGCACCGCCGGAATGATCGAAAGGTCAGGCGTGAAGCGCACGTGATTGGCAAAGGTGCGCACGCCTCGTTCGCACAGGATCACTTCGTAATTGCCCTCGGACATGATGTATTCCGCACCCAGCAAAAACTCTTCGAGCGTCGAAGACATGCCGCGTTTGAGCAGCACAGGTTTGCGCGCCTGGCCCGCGCGTTTGAGCAATTGGAAGTTCTGGGCATTGCGCGTGCCGATCTGGATTACGTCGGCATAACGTTCGACCAAATCCAGCGAAGGCTCGTCCACCGCCTCAGTCACGATGCGCAAACCGAACCGGTCGCGCACTTCGGCGAGAATCTTTAGGCCCTCTTCGGCCAAGCCTTGGAAAGCATAAGGCGAGGTGCGCGGTTTGAACGCGCCGCCACGAAACCACTGGCAACCGGCAGCGGCAACGGCTTCGGCGGTGAGCATCGTCTGTTCGCGCGATTCAACGGCGCAAACGCCCGCAATCATGGCGGGTTCGAGGCCACCGATTTCCGCCGTGCCAACTTTGAAAACCGACTTGTTGTGCTTGAGATCGCGTCCGACCAGTTTGTAGGGCTTGGTCACGCGCACACATTCGGCCACGCCGGGCAATTCGGCAAAGGGATCGGTCGCAATCGCCCCTGTATTGCCCGTGATGCCGATGGCTGTGCGATTGGCGCCCGGCATAGGATGCGCTTTCAGACCGAAGGATTCGATGGTGGTGACGACGCGCTGAATGTCAGTTCCAGTCGCGTCGGGAGTCATAACGATGAGCATTCAAACAATCTCGTTTCCGTGGGCTTCTTGAGAACTGCTGCTTCACTGCCCTGCTTTTCAGGTTGATGACGACGAAGTTGGGCAGTGGCTAAATCGAGTGGGACGGCGTGTCAGTAGCCCGCGCGTGAGCAAGGGCTGGTTGCTGCCAGTCGAGCCCTTGCTCACGCGCGGGCTACTGACACATCCCGCCTAACTTAGCCACCACCGGCGCAGTGGAACTCTTATACCAATCAATCGTCTCCCGCAATCCTTCTTCAAACCCAACCCGCGCCCGAAACCCGAACTCGGCTGCCGCGCGCGTCGTGTCCAGACAGCGGCGCGGCTGGCCGTCCGGCTTGCTCGCATCCCATGCGATGCGCCCTTTGAAACCGGTCAGCGTAGCGATCTGTGCGGCCAAATCCTTGATCGAAATTTCAAAGCCCGCGCCCAGATTGACCGGGGCGGATTTGTCGTAGCGTTCCGCCGCCAGCAGCAAGCCTTCGGCACAATCGTCGGCGTGCAGGAATTCGCGGGTTGCCGCGCCCGTGCCCCAGCAGGTGATGTGGTCGGCGCCGGCGCGCGTGGCTTCGACGCATTTGCGAATCAACGCCGGGATGACGTGGGAATTGTGCGGGTCGAAATTATCGTGCGGGCCGTACAGATTCACCGGCAGCAGAAAGATCGCGTTATAGCCGTATTGCTCGCGATAGGCTTGCGCTTGCACGAGCATCATCTTTTTCGCCAGGCCGTAAGGCGCGTTGGTCTCTTCGGGGTAGCCGTTCCAAAGGTCGGCTTCTTTGAACGGGACAGGCGTGTCTTTTGGGTAAGCGCAGATAGTGCCCGTGGCGACGAACTTTTTGACGCCGTGCTGGCGGGCCGCTTCGATCAGTTGCACGCCCATCATCAGATTTTCGTAAAAGTATTTGCCCGGATTGTCGCGGTTGGCGCCAATGCCGCCCACTATGGCGGCGAGGTGAATGACCAAATCGGGTTGGGTGTCGGCATACAGGCGGCGCACGTGTTCGCCTTGCACCAGATCATACTCGCGGCTGCGCGGAATGAAGATGTGTTCAACGCCGCGCGCTTTGAGTTTGGCGACGACATAGGAACCGAGGAAGCCTGCGCCGCCGGTCACGACGACGCGTTGATAGGGAAATGAGTTCATCGTTCTTGCCTAGATCGGTTTTCACCTCGGTGTCCGGGAAAACCGCGTAGCGGGACGGTACCGCGCGCGTGAGCAAGCGGCGTATTGGCCGTTCAAACAAGGGGGTGAGTTTGACGCACCGCTTGCTCCCGCGCGCGGTACCGTCCCGGCGTCAACTGACTCCCGTAAACGCAATTGCAAACTGCTCTAAAGTTCAGCTTAAAGAGTTAGCGACCAAAACCAGAAAGACTTGCGCCATTCAACCATCACAGCGCACCTCATCACAAGGTGGGGCGGTTGGACAACAGCACAGGCTTTCGTTCAAACTACCTGCCGTTTCCCCCTGGATGTTGGTTGTCATTGCCTATGAGTATGAAGTCATCTCCGCTCGCCGCCGCCCCGGCCATCGCCCCGCTTGCTACGCCGGAAAATCCTTATGCAACCGCTGTAAGCGACTTTCTCGACATTGCCGTCGCCGAGTTGGCCAAACTACGGCAACGCCTGACCCCAAGCTATTTTCAGCGCGTCGCCGCCTTGATCCTCGGCGCCGAAGCACGTGGCGCACGGTTACACATCACCGGCATCGGCAAGCCCGAATATGTCTCGGGCTATATCGCGGCCCTGTTTTCCAGCACCGGCACGCCGACCTATTTTTTGCATGGCACCGAATGTGTGCACGGCAGCGCGGGACAGGTCGTGCCGGGCGATGTGGTGTTGGTCATCTCAAACAGCGGCGAGACCGCCGAGATGAAAGCCACCGTGCGGGCGCTGAAAGCCAATGGCGCGCGATTGATCGGCGTGTCGGGCAACCCGGCTGCGTGGCTGGCCCGCCAGTGCGAAGAGTTTTTATTTGCCGGCGTCGAGCGCGAAGGCAGCCCGCTCAATTTCGAGCCGCGGGCCAGCGTGCTGGCGCAAATTTATGTTTTGGCCGCACTCAGCATCGAATTGCAGGCCCGCAAAAACATCACGCGTGAACATTACAACGCCTGGCATCCGGGCGGGGTGATCGGCGAGGCGCTGAGCGACTGATGCCCGTGGGCCGTTACGGCGCGTCATCTTTCAAATGCAACTGACAAACGCAACTGATGCAAAAAGCGCTGGACATAGGCGCCAGGCTGCCAGTTCAGCTTGTCGTGGGCTGTAACAGCGCCTGAAAACGCGGCTCTGCGCGCAGGCTTTCAAAATCCGCTTCGATGCGCGCCCGCGCTGTGTTGAAGGTGCGGCGGCCTTCGATGGCCTTTTGCAGATGCTCCAACGCCAGTTCCGTTTCGCCGAGCATGGCGCAGCCGCAGGCGATGTAATAGCGCGTGAACGGATCATCCAAGCCTTGCTGCAAGCGTGCCTGAAAAGCCGTGAGCATGCTCTCAAAAGCTTCACGCGCTTTCGTCAACTCGCCCAGCCGCACATACACCGCCGCCAATTTCTGCTGCACTTCGATTTGCGTGCGCTCTTTCAAGGCGTGATTCGTGTGTTCCAAAAAGGCCAGTTCGCGTTGGTATTCGGCCAGGGCTTCGTCATAGCGGCCTTGCAAATAATACGTAAACCCCAGCCGCGCGTAGGCGCCGATGATTTGGACGCCTTCGTGATTGTATTGATAACTTTCCTGCGCTTCGACGGCTTGGCGGCTCAGTTCCTCGGCGCGCGCGTATTCGCCCAGATAAGTGTAAACGTGTGCCAGCGACGGCACGACCCAGGAATTTTCAGACGAGTCTTGCAGTGCGCGCTCATATTCGGCGGCGGCTTCGCGGAACCAGCCTTTGCCGATGAAGTAGGCACGCCCCAGCGAAGCGCGCACAAAACTATCATTGGGTGCAAAGGCCAGTGCGCGTTTCAACGCGCCAATCGCATCGGCGATACGATCCAGAGCGATGAAGGCAAAGCCGATGGCGCTGTAACTTTCCGCCAGGTTTGGGCGCAACTCGATGGCCTTTTGCGCATACTCAATTGCCTGTTCGATCAAATCCAGTTGCCCCAAATACTGGCCCTTGATGGTCAGGACATACGCCAACCCGGCGTAAGCCTGGGCATAATGCGGATCAAGTTCAATCGCCTTGTGCGTCAACTCAATTGCGGTTTCGATGGCTTCGGGCGCGCCGGAATACGCCAGCGCGCGGGCGCGGATATAGGCTTCATAGGCTTCGAGCACATCCGTTTCGCGCGCCTCGATGCCCGCCCGTTCGCCAATGCGCAGGCTCAAATCCAAATCGCGTGAAAGCTCATAAACGATCTTGTCCTGCAATTCGAAGATTTCGTGCAAGCGCCCGTCAATCTTGACGGTTTTGATGAGTTCGCCGGTCTCGACTTCGACAAAGCGCGCCGTGATGCGCAACATCTCGCCGAAGCGTTGATAGCCGCCGCCGATGATCCAGCGCGCGCCGACTTCGCGCCCGACGCGCGTGGCGAACTTCTCGTCAAAGTCGGGCTGCTTGTCGGCATTCCAGCGGCGCAAAACTTCGTAAATTAATTCGCGCCCGATCACCGCCACACCTTCGATATTTTTCATGTCCGCCGTGACGGTTTCGGCAATACCGACGCCAATCCATTCATCCTCCGGGCTGCCGGTGATGTTGTTGAAACGCAACACAGCGATGCTCTTCCCCGACCGCGCCTTGAGCGCCGCCGAATCCAGTAGATTACCTCCGATATACGTGGCATAGCTGTCTTCGCCCGGCAGCGGCACCGGCGCGCTGCGATAGGTTTCGGCCCCGAGCACGGCGGTAACCCCATGTTTCAGGCTATCCAGATCAAAGGTGACTTCGCGCAAGCTTTGATAACGCAAGGCGCGGTCTTTGGCGATCATGCGGTGAATGACGTCTTCGAGGGCGGGCGAAACGTCGCTATTGAACGTGCTGAGCGGCGCGGGCGAAGCGTGCAAAATCGCATCCACCACCGCCAGCGCCGAACTACCCGTGAACGGCAGCACCCCGGCCAGCAATTCATAATAGACAATGCCCAGGCTGAAAATATCGCTGCGCCGATCTACCTCTTCGCCCAACGCCTGTTCCGGCGACATGTAAGCAAACGTCCCCAGCACCGTGCCGGGCTGTGTTTTGAGCAAACTGGTGTGGTAAAGGCTGGCCGTCGGATCTTCACTGGCATCGCCCTGCGCCAGCGGGTTGAATTTGGCGACGCCGAAATCGAGCACCTTGGCACGATTGTTTTCGGTCAGCAGAATATTTGACGGTTTGAGGTCACGGTGAACGATGCCGCGCTCGTGCGCTTCGGCCAGGCCATCGGCGATTTGAATGAAGACATCTAGCCATTCATTGAGTTCCAATTGGCCGCGCAGCGCTTTGAGCGTCTGGCCCGGCACATACTCCATCGCAATGAAGCTGTAACGCGCGCCCGCGTGCTCGACTTCGTCAATCTCGTAAATCGTGGCGATGTTGGGATGATTGATAGCGCTGGCCGCCTGGGCCTCGCGCAGAAAGCGCAAGCGCGCCGTTTCGGACTGTTCATCCGTCCCCAGCAAGAACGTTTTCAGCATCTTTATTGCGACGTAGCGGTTCAGCCGTGTGTCTTCGGCTTTATAAACATCGCCCATGCCGCCGGTGCCTAGTCTTTCGAGGATGTGGTAGTGGGAAATCGTTTCGCCAATCATAGGTTTATTTGTTGGTCTGTTCCTTCTCCTGAAGTGCCGCTAACGAAAGGCGGCACGCGTGGGTTTCATTTTGCGTCACGGGGCGCAATTTTTCTAGTTGAGCCGCTTGGCGCAAATTGTTTGGCGACGTGACCGCCAAACGCCGGGACT contains:
- the rph gene encoding ribonuclease PH; this encodes MTDYQQTFRRADGRAPLDLRTVRATTNFTKWAEGSVLIEMGQTRVVCTASVEDRVPPFLKGKGVGWVTGEYAMLPRATETRVQRENRNGPSGRTHEIQRLIGRSLRSVVDMAALGERSVTIDCDVLQADGGTRTASITGGFIALAIALNRAMESAKILRPPLRDYIAAISVGVIGERVLLDLDYSEDSKAEVDMNVVCTGDGRFVEVQGTAETEPYDRARLDEMLDAAEDGIAQLIDIQKQVLAKALGTETFRALLPPDQRGKINWKEKAQ
- a CDS encoding GDP-L-fucose synthase, with translation MNSFPYQRVVVTGGAGFLGSYVVAKLKARGVEHIFIPRSREYDLVQGEHVRRLYADTQPDLVIHLAAIVGGIGANRDNPGKYFYENLMMGVQLIEAARQHGVKKFVATGTICAYPKDTPVPFKEADLWNGYPEETNAPYGLAKKMMLVQAQAYREQYGYNAIFLLPVNLYGPHDNFDPHNSHVIPALIRKCVEATRAGADHITCWGTGAATREFLHADDCAEGLLLAAERYDKSAPVNLGAGFEISIKDLAAQIATLTGFKGRIAWDASKPDGQPRRCLDTTRAAAEFGFRARVGFEEGLRETIDWYKSSTAPVVAKLGGMCQ
- a CDS encoding SIS domain-containing protein is translated as MKSSPLAAAPAIAPLATPENPYATAVSDFLDIAVAELAKLRQRLTPSYFQRVAALILGAEARGARLHITGIGKPEYVSGYIAALFSSTGTPTYFLHGTECVHGSAGQVVPGDVVLVISNSGETAEMKATVRALKANGARLIGVSGNPAAWLARQCEEFLFAGVEREGSPLNFEPRASVLAQIYVLAALSIELQARKNITREHYNAWHPGGVIGEALSD
- a CDS encoding glutamate racemase, producing the protein MNPLPIGIFDSGVGGLTVLQAVRRRLPNENLIYLGDTARVPYGTKSRATVERYAVEDAAFLVEKGVKLIVVACNTASAMSRERLRREFDTLFLTVLGPGARAAARVTRNGRVGVIATEATIESGAYAQGIQEASGARPVEVFSQACPLFVSLVEEGEVDSAITRLVATKYLAPLRAQQIDTLVLGCTHYPLLKPVLAEVMGEGVTLVDSAEAVAVEVETLLSEKGLLNPQTEAGRNEFYVTDAAQRFHRIAAGILGAPLAHLEAVEVWGHDRLPTNIPAS
- a CDS encoding trypsin-like peptidase domain-containing protein: MNTYHVSAKQLVLLALATAVFAASAVLFYDRTENWLLQRGANAEKNAAAGTDAQQQLAGLTDPSVASDEKNNQEVYRAMSPSVVNITSTTIVQDFFYAYPQQGSGSGSILDKEGHILTNYHVVQEAQKIDVSLPNGKSYKARVQGFDPDKDLAVLKIEAPAAELAPIPLGTSKELFVGQKVLAIGNPFGLDRTLTTGIVSGLSRPIRSEMTNRLIEGVIQTDAAINPGNSGGPLLDSHGRQIGINTMIYSPSGGSVGIGFAVPIEAAKKIIPDILAYGRVRKPKFGIAAYPVSGRLAEALELPVQEGLLVMQVEPGSSAARAGIQGGSERAQLGRQIILIGGDVITGIDGQPIKNSDDLDRAIGDKNLGDVVKVELWRSGRKQQLSVTLAEAPSAARRGL
- a CDS encoding protein kinase, translated to MIGETISHYHILERLGTGGMGDVYKAEDTRLNRYVAIKMLKTFLLGTDEQSETARLRFLREAQAASAINHPNIATIYEIDEVEHAGARYSFIAMEYVPGQTLKALRGQLELNEWLDVFIQIADGLAEAHERGIVHRDLKPSNILLTENNRAKVLDFGVAKFNPLAQGDASEDPTASLYHTSLLKTQPGTVLGTFAYMSPEQALGEEVDRRSDIFSLGIVYYELLAGVLPFTGSSALAVVDAILHASPAPLSTFNSDVSPALEDVIHRMIAKDRALRYQSLREVTFDLDSLKHGVTAVLGAETYRSAPVPLPGEDSYATYIGGNLLDSAALKARSGKSIAVLRFNNITGSPEDEWIGVGIAETVTADMKNIEGVAVIGRELIYEVLRRWNADKQPDFDEKFATRVGREVGARWIIGGGYQRFGEMLRITARFVEVETGELIKTVKIDGRLHEIFELQDKIVYELSRDLDLSLRIGERAGIEARETDVLEAYEAYIRARALAYSGAPEAIETAIELTHKAIELDPHYAQAYAGLAYVLTIKGQYLGQLDLIEQAIEYAQKAIELRPNLAESYSAIGFAFIALDRIADAIGALKRALAFAPNDSFVRASLGRAYFIGKGWFREAAAEYERALQDSSENSWVVPSLAHVYTYLGEYARAEELSRQAVEAQESYQYNHEGVQIIGAYARLGFTYYLQGRYDEALAEYQRELAFLEHTNHALKERTQIEVQQKLAAVYVRLGELTKAREAFESMLTAFQARLQQGLDDPFTRYYIACGCAMLGETELALEHLQKAIEGRRTFNTARARIEADFESLRAEPRFQALLQPTTS
- the aroF gene encoding 3-deoxy-7-phosphoheptulonate synthase; translation: MLIVMTPDATGTDIQRVVTTIESFGLKAHPMPGANRTAIGITGNTGAIATDPFAELPGVAECVRVTKPYKLVGRDLKHNKSVFKVGTAEIGGLEPAMIAGVCAVESREQTMLTAEAVAAAGCQWFRGGAFKPRTSPYAFQGLAEEGLKILAEVRDRFGLRIVTEAVDEPSLDLVERYADVIQIGTRNAQNFQLLKRAGQARKPVLLKRGMSSTLEEFLLGAEYIMSEGNYEVILCERGVRTFANHVRFTPDLSIIPAVQAISHLPIIYDPSHSTGNRAMVAPLSRAGIAVGADGLLIDIHPYPERALCDGPQALLFDMFRELVEEVRAIAAIIRPHREALAVGSIQGA